The bacterium genome segment TACTATAAAATTCAATGACAACAAGACTTTAACTTATGCTGCGTAACTCCTGTTATTTACTAATTGTTTCTCTTTTTCAGGGTTTTCATCAGTAAAATGCAAAGTTGTTTTTCCGGTAAATGCTGAGCTTAATACAAGTTTATTTGAACCTGTATATTTCATAAAACCATCACACATCTCTGGTTTTAGGTCTTTAGTTAATAAATTTGTTACTTCAATTTGATCTTTTTTAGGTAGTTCTTCAAGTCTGTCCTGATCAAAGCTTACAAATGCCGTACCAAATCCTAAATTTTTGTTTATGCTTTTAATTTCCATTTAATTACCTGTACTTTCTAACATTTATTTTGTTAAATATATTTTCTAATCACCTGATATAACCCAGTTTTGTTGTTTATGTTTTAACTCTTCTATTAGTTTTGCATTTTCTGGAGTATTATCTATTGTATAAGCATCTATGTCTTTGTTATCAAACAATTTTTTAAATATTTTAACTAATTGATTCTCTTTAGCGGGGTTTTCATGCGTAAAATTTAAGGCTGTATTGCCGTTATATAAAGATTTTTTTAGCTGCTTATTTGGAAGTGTAGCAGAAACTATAAAATCATTACTAAGACTCATAAAGTAAAACCCCTTAGTTAATAAATTTGTGACTTTAACCTGGGTATGCTTAGGCAACTCGTACAACCTTTTTTGATTGAAATTTACAAATGCCGTACCAAATCCTAAATTCTGCTGGCCGTTTCTAATTTCCATTTTATAACCTTGTCCTTTCTAATATTAAATTTATTGTGTACAATTATTTAAAACTTGTGAAAAAAAAAGTTAATATTAAAAATTTAAATTATTAATAAATTGTTACAAAAGGAATTCAAATGCAAAAATATATTGATAAAAGCAAAATCCTAATCGAAGCATTGCCCTATATAAAGTGCTTTTCAGGCAAAACTGTCGTTATAAAATACGGCGGAAGCGCTATGTTGAATGAAGAGCTTAAAAAATCAGTTTTACAGGATATAGCTCTTATGAAATTAGTGGGTATTTCGCCGGTCATAGTTCATGGCGGCGGTCCGGAAATCAACAAAATGCTCAAACAAATGGATAAACAACCCGAGTTTATCAACGGGCTGAGGGTTACCGATGAAGAAACCATGGAAATCGTAGAAATGGTGCTTTCAGGCAAGGTAAATAAAGATATCGTCACAAATATCCAAACTCAGGGCTTTAATGCGGTAGGCATAAGCGGCAAAGACGGTAATATTCTTAAAGCAAGAAAAAAACTGATAGACGGGCAAGATGCAGGTTTTGTCGGTGAAATTATTGACGTGGACACAAATTTAATCAAAATACTGATCCAAAACGATTTTATTCCTGTAATAGCTCCGACAGGAATGGACGAAATAGGAAATACTTACAATATTAATGCGGATTATGCCGCATCAGCCATTGCAGGGGCATTAGGTGCAGAAAAACTTGTCTTCTTAACCGATATTGCAGGTGTGTTAAGAAATATTAATGACGATAAGTCAATTATATCAAATATGACTGTATCTGAAGCAAAAAAACTAATTTCTGACGGCACAGTTTCGGGAGGAATGATTCCCAAAGTCGACTGCTGCATCGAAGGAGTTGAAAAAGGAGTAAAGACTGTCCACATACTCGATGGTCGAGTAGAGCACAGTCTTTTGTTGGAAGTTTTTACGGAAACAGGTATAGGAACAATGATTAACAGGGATTAAACGGGATTTTTATCAGCCCATCTTTTATCGCTTTCAAATCTTGAAAGGCTTCCTGCTACATCGTTTATTATCTTAACACCCAGACCATTTAAATTTATTAAAATTTGATGTATTTGTTCTTCTAATTCGGGAGCAGCATCAATTTTAATAGCACGCCTTCTTCCATTTTCAAAACTATCTAATTTAATACCATCAAGTCTTTTTATTTTTTTTCTTACGATATCAAATAATATGTCAGGCATGTTAAATTTTGCATGCACACTGCCAAATCCTAAATTTTGTGGTCTGTTTCTTACTTCCATAAATTTCTCCTTTATATAAATTAAACTAAAG includes the following:
- the argB gene encoding acetylglutamate kinase; protein product: MQKYIDKSKILIEALPYIKCFSGKTVVIKYGGSAMLNEELKKSVLQDIALMKLVGISPVIVHGGGPEINKMLKQMDKQPEFINGLRVTDEETMEIVEMVLSGKVNKDIVTNIQTQGFNAVGISGKDGNILKARKKLIDGQDAGFVGEIIDVDTNLIKILIQNDFIPVIAPTGMDEIGNTYNINADYAASAIAGALGAEKLVFLTDIAGVLRNINDDKSIISNMTVSEAKKLISDGTVSGGMIPKVDCCIEGVEKGVKTVHILDGRVEHSLLLEVFTETGIGTMINRD